Proteins encoded by one window of Erwinia pyrifoliae DSM 12163:
- a CDS encoding MFS transporter: protein MTGVHTPLPPEIPVKRTSFGVLSAISVAHLLNDMIQALILAIYPLLREDFSLSFVQIGLITLTYQLTASLLQPLIGHFTDKHPQPWSLPVGMGFTLCGVILLALASHYTMILLAAALVGSGSSVFHPESSRVARMASGGRHGLAQSLFQVGGNLGTSLGPLLAALIIAPYGRGNLGWFSLAALLAIVVLLQIGRWYQTQHVAAKPPASAAIHALPRRQVAYAMAILLVLVFSKYFYLTSLSSFYTFYLMHKFGLSIQNAQLHLFVFLFAVAAGTIVGGPVGDKIGRKRVIWASILGVAPFTLLLPYANLEWTGVLSVVIGLVLASAFSAILVYAQELMPGRIGMVSGLFFGFSFGMGGLGAALLGVVADRHSIELVYQICAYLPLLGILAAFLPDNRHK from the coding sequence ATGACAGGCGTCCATACTCCCCTTCCGCCAGAGATACCGGTTAAGCGTACCTCTTTTGGCGTACTCAGTGCGATAAGCGTTGCCCATTTGCTCAACGATATGATTCAGGCGCTCATTCTGGCGATCTACCCCCTGCTACGGGAAGATTTTTCACTCAGCTTTGTGCAGATTGGTTTGATCACCCTGACTTATCAACTGACTGCTTCACTGCTTCAGCCGCTGATTGGTCATTTTACCGATAAACATCCGCAGCCGTGGTCGCTGCCTGTCGGGATGGGCTTTACACTCTGCGGCGTGATACTGCTGGCGCTGGCCAGTCATTATACGATGATTTTACTGGCGGCAGCGCTGGTCGGTAGCGGCTCCTCGGTGTTTCACCCGGAATCCTCGCGGGTGGCTCGTATGGCCTCCGGCGGGCGTCATGGCCTGGCGCAATCGCTGTTTCAGGTCGGCGGTAATCTTGGTACTTCGCTTGGCCCGCTGCTGGCGGCGCTGATTATTGCCCCATACGGTCGAGGCAACCTTGGCTGGTTCTCGCTGGCGGCCCTGCTGGCTATTGTGGTATTGCTGCAGATTGGTCGCTGGTATCAGACGCAGCATGTAGCCGCCAAACCCCCTGCTTCCGCAGCCATCCATGCGTTACCACGCCGTCAGGTGGCGTACGCGATGGCCATTCTGCTGGTGCTGGTGTTCTCCAAATACTTTTATCTCACCAGTCTGAGCAGCTTCTATACCTTCTACTTAATGCATAAATTCGGCCTTTCGATACAGAATGCGCAGTTACATCTGTTTGTCTTTCTGTTTGCCGTAGCGGCAGGGACAATCGTTGGCGGCCCGGTAGGCGACAAAATCGGCCGTAAGCGCGTGATTTGGGCATCCATTCTCGGCGTGGCTCCTTTTACCCTGCTGCTGCCTTATGCCAACTTAGAGTGGACCGGAGTCCTGTCGGTGGTGATTGGCCTGGTACTGGCTTCGGCTTTTTCCGCCATTCTGGTCTATGCCCAGGAACTGATGCCTGGTCGTATTGGCATGGTTTCCGGTCTTTTTTTCGGTTTTTCATTCGGCATGGGCGGGCTGGGTGCCGCCTTACTCGGCGTGGTGGCCGATCGCCACAGCATTGAGCTGGTCTATCAAATCTGCGCTTACCTGCCTTTACTCGGAATCCTCGCAGCTTTCCTGCCTGATAACCGCCATAAATAG